The following coding sequences lie in one Struthio camelus isolate bStrCam1 chromosome 32, bStrCam1.hap1, whole genome shotgun sequence genomic window:
- the LOC138063558 gene encoding olfactory receptor 6C3-like, translating to MLPCQQDGLKLGMGPANETVVAEFILEGFSGLDQRLQLFLSLFLLLIYLTAVMGNTTIIFLVCVDHRLQTPMYFFISNLAFLEIWFTSSTTIKLLVVLSSDKRTISLSSCFAQSYFYFALGFAEFVLLVVMSFDCYVAICQPLHYAAIMKWQLCTHLLVAAWVTGFTLSSYCLVLLSELTFCGPNKIHHFFCDNSPLFKLSCSDASLLWKVDSIFISFAVLSSLCLILVSYMCIFHCILHMPAASGRKKAFAACSSHLTNLAIAYGSCIVLYAQSSEAVSLETNTTVALLNTVLYPFLNPFIYSLRSQTVKLALNEAIGRAKVRLFSQS from the coding sequence ATGCTCCCCTGCCAGCAGGATGGACTGAAATTGGGCATGGGACCAGCAAATGAAACCGTAGTCGCTGAGTTCATCCTCGAGGGTTTCTCAGGGCTTGATCAAAGGCTACAGCTATTCCTCTCCCTGTTCCTCCTACTCATATACCTGACAGCAGTGATGGGGAACACAACGATCATTTTCCTTGTGTGTGTGGATCACCGCCTGCAAACCCCCATGTACTTTTTCATCAGCAATCTGGCATTCCTAGAAATCTGGTTTACATCTTCCACAACTATCAAATTGTTGGTGGTTCTGAGCTCTGATAAGAGAACAATCTCattaagcagctgctttgcccaATCCTATTTCTATTTTGCCCTGGGTTTTGCAGAGTTCGTTCTCCTTGTTGTCATGTCCTTTGActgctacgttgccatctgccaGCCTTTGCATTATGCTGCCATCATGAAGTGGCAGCTCTGCACCCACCTGCTTGTTGCTGCTTGGGTCACAGGCTTCACGCTCTCAAGTTactgcctggtcctgctctcagAGCTGACTTTCTGTGGCCCCAACAAGATCCACCATTTTTTTTGCGACAACTCCCCCTTATTCAAACTGTCCTGCTCTGATGCCAGCCTGCTTTGGAAAGTAGACTCCATTTTCATATCGTTTGCTGTGCTGAGTTCTTTATGTTTAATCCTGGTGTCCTACATGTGCATCTTCCACTGTATTCTGCACATGCCAGCAGCATCCgggaggaagaaagcttttgCTGCATGTTCTTCCCATCTCACCAACTTAGCCATCGCGTATGGAAGCTGCATTGTTCTCTATGCACAGTCCTCCGAAGCTGTTTCCTTAGAGACCAACACAACTGTGGCTTTGCTGAACACTGTCCTGTACCCATTCTTAAACCCCTTCATCTACAGTCTCAGAAGCCAGACTGTGAAGCTGGCCCTGAACGAAGCCATTGGCCGTGCAAAGGTTCGACTTTTCTCCCAGTCATGA